In a genomic window of Myotis daubentonii chromosome X, mMyoDau2.1, whole genome shotgun sequence:
- the MCTS1 gene encoding malignant T-cell-amplified sequence 1 isoform X1, translating into MGQGRFDEKENVSNCIQLKTSVIKGIKNQLIEQFPGIEPWLNQIMPKKDPVKIVRCHEHIEILTVNGELLFFRQREGPFYPTLRLLHKYPFILPHQQVDKGAIKFVLSGANIMCPGLTSPGAKLYPAAVDTIVAIMAEGKQHALCVGVMKMSAEDIEKVNKGIGIENIHYLNDGLWHMKTYK; encoded by the exons ATGGGCCAAGGAAG atttgatgaaaaagaaaatgtgtccAATTGCATCCAGTTGAAAACCTCAGTTATAAAGGGCATTAAGAACCAATTGATAGAGCAATTTCCAGGTATTGAACCATGGCTTAATCAAATCATGCCTAAGAAAGATCCTGTCAAAATAGTGCGATG CCATGAACATATAGAAATCCTTACAGTAAATGGAGAGTTACTATTTTTTAGACAAAGAGAAGGACCTTTTTATCCAACCCTAAGATTACTTCACAAAT atcCCTTTATCTTGCCACACCAGCAGGTTGATAAAGGAGCCATTAAATTTGTACTCAGTGGAGCAAATATCATGTGTCCAGGCTTAACTTCTCCTGGAGCTAAACTTTACCCTGCTGCAGTAGATACGATTGTT GCCATCATGGCAGAAGGAAAACAGCATGCTCTGTGTGTTGGGGTCATGAAGATGTCTGCAGAAGATAT TGAGAAAGTCAACAAAGGAATTGGCATTGAAAATATCCATTATTTAAATGATGGGCTGTGGCATATGAAGACATATAAATGA
- the MCTS1 gene encoding malignant T-cell-amplified sequence 1 isoform X2: MFKKFDEKENVSNCIQLKTSVIKGIKNQLIEQFPGIEPWLNQIMPKKDPVKIVRCHEHIEILTVNGELLFFRQREGPFYPTLRLLHKYPFILPHQQVDKGAIKFVLSGANIMCPGLTSPGAKLYPAAVDTIVAIMAEGKQHALCVGVMKMSAEDIEKVNKGIGIENIHYLNDGLWHMKTYK, from the exons ATGTTCAAGAA atttgatgaaaaagaaaatgtgtccAATTGCATCCAGTTGAAAACCTCAGTTATAAAGGGCATTAAGAACCAATTGATAGAGCAATTTCCAGGTATTGAACCATGGCTTAATCAAATCATGCCTAAGAAAGATCCTGTCAAAATAGTGCGATG CCATGAACATATAGAAATCCTTACAGTAAATGGAGAGTTACTATTTTTTAGACAAAGAGAAGGACCTTTTTATCCAACCCTAAGATTACTTCACAAAT atcCCTTTATCTTGCCACACCAGCAGGTTGATAAAGGAGCCATTAAATTTGTACTCAGTGGAGCAAATATCATGTGTCCAGGCTTAACTTCTCCTGGAGCTAAACTTTACCCTGCTGCAGTAGATACGATTGTT GCCATCATGGCAGAAGGAAAACAGCATGCTCTGTGTGTTGGGGTCATGAAGATGTCTGCAGAAGATAT TGAGAAAGTCAACAAAGGAATTGGCATTGAAAATATCCATTATTTAAATGATGGGCTGTGGCATATGAAGACATATAAATGA